From Pseudodesulfovibrio sp. S3, one genomic window encodes:
- a CDS encoding aminobutyraldehyde dehydrogenase, with the protein MDMKLWIDGKWTDANDGATFKVENPATGETVATVAKAGEIDVLKAVAAARTAFEDGRWSGLTPANRAKALWKLADLLESRMEAFARVESEDTGKPYEFLSLGADLPFCIDNLRFFAAAARDTGGHHAGEYAAGYTSIYRRDPVGVVGQIAPWNYPLLMGVWKIGPALAAGCTAVLKPATLTPRTALMLGELTAEAGIPDGVVNVVAGNVGQMITSHPDIRMVSLTGATETGKMVMKSAADTVKRVHLELGGKAPALVFEDADVSLVAEKLPLAAFCNSGQDCTAATRIICHESLLDDVCEAMTEAMGKVKVGDPFDPATQMGPLISGRHRDMVSGFVERAKKDGATVLTGGKALDGPGYFFEPTVITDVGQEAEIVQQEVFGPVITIQSFKDEQEAVAMSNDVVFGLASSVFTRDVARTMRVSRALEFGTVWVNDHLPLASETPHGGFKQSGFGKDLSAEAVGDYLVTKHVMINTTS; encoded by the coding sequence ATGGACATGAAACTCTGGATAGACGGCAAGTGGACCGATGCGAACGACGGCGCAACTTTCAAAGTGGAAAACCCTGCCACCGGGGAAACCGTGGCTACAGTGGCCAAGGCCGGGGAGATAGACGTACTGAAAGCTGTCGCTGCCGCGCGCACGGCTTTCGAGGATGGTCGCTGGTCCGGGTTGACACCGGCAAACCGGGCCAAAGCACTCTGGAAGCTTGCCGACCTGCTGGAAAGCCGCATGGAAGCGTTCGCGCGGGTGGAATCCGAGGACACGGGCAAGCCCTACGAATTCCTCAGCCTGGGTGCGGACCTGCCGTTCTGCATCGACAACCTCAGGTTTTTTGCCGCCGCCGCACGGGATACGGGCGGACATCATGCCGGTGAGTATGCCGCGGGCTATACCTCCATCTATCGCCGTGACCCCGTGGGTGTCGTGGGCCAGATCGCGCCCTGGAACTATCCCCTGCTCATGGGAGTCTGGAAGATAGGCCCGGCCCTGGCAGCCGGATGCACCGCCGTACTCAAACCCGCCACGCTCACGCCCCGCACCGCCCTCATGCTCGGCGAACTGACCGCCGAGGCAGGCATTCCCGACGGCGTGGTCAACGTGGTGGCCGGGAATGTCGGCCAGATGATCACCTCCCACCCGGACATCCGCATGGTCAGCCTGACCGGCGCCACTGAAACCGGCAAAATGGTCATGAAAAGCGCGGCGGACACGGTCAAACGCGTACACCTGGAACTGGGCGGCAAGGCTCCCGCCCTCGTGTTCGAAGACGCCGACGTTTCCCTGGTGGCCGAGAAGCTTCCCCTGGCCGCCTTCTGCAACTCCGGTCAGGACTGCACCGCAGCCACCCGTATCATCTGCCACGAATCCCTGCTCGACGATGTGTGCGAGGCCATGACCGAGGCCATGGGCAAGGTCAAGGTCGGCGACCCGTTCGATCCGGCCACGCAAATGGGACCGTTGATCTCCGGCAGGCACCGGGACATGGTTTCCGGCTTTGTGGAACGGGCGAAAAAAGACGGCGCAACCGTGCTGACCGGCGGCAAGGCATTGGACGGTCCAGGCTATTTCTTTGAACCGACCGTGATCACCGATGTCGGACAGGAAGCCGAGATCGTCCAGCAGGAGGTCTTCGGGCCGGTAATCACCATCCAGAGCTTCAAGGATGAACAGGAAGCCGTGGCCATGAGCAACGATGTGGTGTTCGGCCTGGCCTCCTCGGTATTCACCCGCGACGTGGCCCGCACCATGCGTGTCAGCCGCGCCCTGGAATTCGGCACAGTCTGGGTCAACGACCACCTGCCCCTGGCCTCGGAGACCCCCCACGGCGGTTTCAAGCAATCCGGCTTCGGCAAGGATCTCTCGGCGGAGGCCGTCGGCGACTACCTGGTCACCAAGCACGTCATGATCAATACCACGAGCTAG
- a CDS encoding heme-binding protein, whose product MRKLILSLTLVFSVLVLTLPAMAAEPVKTLPGDITLAQAQKVLAAALKQAETIKVPMNIAIVDAGGNLKAFYRQEDAFIGSIDISIKKAVTARYFNMSTRTLGSVSQVGQSLYGIEVSNDGLILFAGGVPLVDANNVIIGAIGVSGGSVDEDEGVAMAGAAVLK is encoded by the coding sequence ATGCGCAAACTGATCCTTTCCCTGACCCTGGTTTTTTCCGTGTTGGTTCTCACTCTGCCTGCCATGGCCGCAGAGCCTGTGAAGACCCTGCCCGGTGACATCACCCTGGCGCAGGCCCAGAAAGTCCTGGCCGCTGCCCTGAAGCAGGCCGAAACCATCAAGGTGCCCATGAACATCGCCATCGTGGATGCGGGTGGCAATCTCAAGGCCTTCTATCGTCAGGAAGACGCCTTCATCGGCAGCATCGACATCTCCATCAAGAAGGCCGTCACGGCCCGTTATTTCAACATGAGCACCCGCACCCTGGGGAGCGTTTCCCAGGTGGGCCAGTCGCTGTACGGTATCGAGGTCAGCAATGACGGTCTGATTCTGTTCGCGGGCGGCGTTCCGCTGGTGGATGCCAACAATGTCATCATCGGCGCCATCGGCGTCAGCGGCGGCAGTGTGGACGAGGACGAGGGCGTGGCCATGGCCGGAGCCGCCGTTCTCAAGTAG
- a CDS encoding carbonic anhydrase: MKDIQRFIAGFKNFRNEYFCREDSPFNTLCEGQTPTTMVIACSDSRTDPSLIMQCEPGEIFVVRNVANIVPPYESDSGYHGVSSAIEYAVKMLKVANIIVLGHSHCGGIDTLMKNDAGEDSEFINRWLSVMNPVRDQVMKHFGKVDKKSCTACEMAGILRSVDNLMTFPWLAERVADGSLYVHGWYFDMESGQLLSYLPQTKAFEPLTFPCPQE; this comes from the coding sequence ATGAAGGACATCCAACGGTTCATTGCCGGGTTCAAGAATTTCCGTAACGAATATTTCTGTCGTGAGGATTCCCCCTTCAATACGTTGTGCGAGGGGCAGACCCCGACCACCATGGTCATCGCATGCAGCGACTCGCGCACCGATCCTTCGCTTATCATGCAATGCGAGCCGGGCGAAATCTTCGTCGTGCGCAACGTTGCCAACATAGTGCCGCCGTATGAATCCGACAGCGGGTATCACGGCGTGTCCTCGGCCATCGAGTATGCCGTGAAGATGCTCAAGGTCGCCAACATCATTGTCCTTGGCCACAGTCATTGCGGGGGCATCGATACACTGATGAAGAACGACGCGGGTGAGGACAGCGAGTTTATCAACAGGTGGCTGTCCGTGATGAATCCCGTGCGGGATCAGGTCATGAAGCATTTCGGCAAGGTGGACAAAAAATCCTGTACCGCCTGCGAAATGGCGGGAATCCTCCGGTCCGTGGACAATCTCATGACCTTTCCCTGGCTTGCGGAGCGCGTGGCCGACGGCAGTCTCTACGTACACGGTTGGTATTTCGACATGGAATCCGGTCAGCTCCTGAGTTATCTGCCCCAGACCAAGGCGTTCGAACCGCTGACCTTTCCCTGCCCGCAGGAGTAG
- a CDS encoding DUF2087 domain-containing protein codes for MSKSPMPLYVGDLSALACNLRSQLQESESVPGHVEMLNLLVKAGGFRNYQHFKAQYDARRGLDLPEQEYAEINYKLVKRIVRLFNDEGYLTHWPKKYSERVICLWVMWSRISAKKTYTECEISELLEQQHLFEDHALLRRLLVDHQLMTRTADGREYRRVEVRPPAEAVEAFKHIRG; via the coding sequence ATGTCCAAATCCCCAATGCCCCTGTACGTGGGCGACCTATCCGCATTGGCTTGCAATCTGCGGAGCCAGCTTCAGGAATCCGAATCAGTTCCAGGTCATGTGGAGATGCTGAACCTGCTGGTCAAGGCCGGCGGGTTTCGGAATTATCAGCATTTCAAGGCGCAGTATGATGCGCGCCGTGGGCTTGACCTGCCGGAACAAGAATATGCCGAGATCAATTACAAGCTGGTCAAGCGGATAGTGCGCTTGTTCAACGACGAGGGCTACCTGACGCACTGGCCCAAGAAGTACAGCGAGCGCGTCATCTGCCTGTGGGTCATGTGGTCGCGGATCAGTGCGAAAAAGACCTATACGGAATGCGAGATCAGCGAGCTGCTCGAACAGCAGCATCTGTTCGAAGACCATGCGCTGTTGCGGAGGCTGCTGGTCGATCATCAGCTCATGACCCGGACGGCCGATGGCCGGGAGTACCGGCGGGTCGAGGTCCGGCCTCCGGCCGAAGCCGTGGAGGCGTTCAAGCACATTCGCGGGTAA
- the hydF gene encoding [FeFe] hydrogenase H-cluster maturation GTPase HydF has product MSGKAPRGVRLIIALAGRRNAGKSSLINAITGQETAIVSNTPGTTTDPVAKHYELLPLGPVTFYDTAGLDDTGDLGGLRMQATRKILYRCDVAVIVIGEAGITEHERAILDTVRRLDIPYIVAFNKMDLHAPSQKEMDSLRAEGTPCLAVSALSGLNVDGLKQAIIDATPPEYRQERALVSDLINEGDWVVCVVPIDLAAPKGRLILPQVQVLREILDCDALGLTVKEREIEAALDGLTRKPALVITDSQVIMSVAADVPGDIPLTTFSTLFARYKGDLPSLVRGADAIDTLEDGDRVLIGEACSHHPVADDIGRVKIPRWMTQYTGKDLKFEVYSGHDFPGDLERFNLVVHCGACMLNRTEMLRRIQECTRRNIPVTNYGVAISKVQGVLDRVLAPFPL; this is encoded by the coding sequence ATGTCGGGTAAGGCGCCACGCGGAGTACGACTGATCATCGCCCTCGCCGGGCGGCGGAATGCGGGCAAATCATCGCTGATCAACGCCATCACCGGCCAGGAGACGGCCATTGTCTCGAACACGCCGGGCACGACCACCGACCCCGTGGCCAAGCACTATGAACTGCTCCCGCTCGGGCCGGTGACATTCTACGATACGGCCGGGCTCGACGACACCGGAGACCTGGGCGGACTGCGCATGCAGGCCACGCGCAAGATACTCTACCGCTGCGACGTGGCCGTAATCGTAATAGGTGAAGCGGGCATCACGGAGCATGAGCGCGCCATCCTCGACACGGTCAGGAGATTGGACATTCCGTACATCGTGGCTTTCAACAAGATGGACCTGCACGCGCCCTCACAGAAGGAAATGGACAGCCTTCGGGCCGAAGGCACCCCCTGCCTGGCCGTTTCCGCCCTGAGCGGACTCAACGTGGACGGCCTCAAGCAGGCGATCATCGACGCCACGCCGCCGGAATACAGGCAGGAACGCGCTCTGGTGAGCGACCTGATCAACGAGGGCGACTGGGTCGTCTGCGTGGTGCCCATCGACCTGGCCGCCCCAAAAGGCCGCCTGATCCTGCCGCAGGTCCAGGTACTGCGGGAAATCCTGGACTGCGACGCGCTGGGCCTGACCGTCAAGGAACGCGAAATAGAAGCGGCCCTGGACGGACTGACCCGCAAACCCGCCCTGGTGATCACCGACTCACAGGTGATCATGAGCGTGGCCGCCGATGTCCCCGGAGACATCCCGCTGACCACGTTTTCCACCCTGTTTGCCCGGTACAAGGGCGACCTGCCGAGCCTTGTCAGGGGCGCCGACGCCATCGACACCCTTGAAGACGGGGACAGGGTACTCATAGGCGAGGCCTGTTCCCACCACCCGGTGGCCGACGACATCGGACGCGTCAAGATTCCCCGCTGGATGACCCAGTACACGGGCAAGGACCTGAAGTTCGAGGTCTATTCCGGGCACGACTTCCCCGGAGATCTGGAGCGATTCAACTTGGTGGTCCACTGCGGAGCGTGCATGCTCAACCGGACCGAAATGCTCCGCCGCATCCAGGAATGCACCCGCCGCAACATTCCGGTGACCAACTACGGGGTGGCCATCTCAAAGGTACAGGGCGTGCTCGATCGGGTTCTGGCTCCCTTCCCCCTGTAA
- the hydE gene encoding [FeFe] hydrogenase H-cluster radical SAM maturase HydE — MNAHDILTALTGADDPFLFARANETRKWVFGNEVHIRAIVEFSNICDKHCRYCGLRADNRNLHRYRMSADNILAAASDAVSQGAGTVVLQSGDDMGYSTETLGELIGKIKARHDVAVTLSLGDRGLDEYAFWRDCGADRCLIKLETTDQRLYKHLRRGEDFSARLHRVERLRRMGYEIGSGVIVGLPDTDLSDGLRDILFLTDLELDMIAVGPFVPNPDTPLTNTAPGSVTLSHRTSALLRLLNPKANIPATSALDALRPGSRALALTRGCNVLMPSMTPARHRGDYTIYPGKNAGDMDDGASLDAAHQTIRATGFIPSAAKGFSPRRSHVG, encoded by the coding sequence ATGAACGCACACGACATCCTCACCGCTCTGACCGGCGCGGACGACCCGTTCCTGTTCGCACGGGCCAACGAAACTCGGAAGTGGGTCTTCGGCAACGAAGTCCATATCCGGGCCATCGTCGAATTCTCCAACATCTGCGACAAGCATTGCCGCTACTGCGGACTGCGCGCCGACAACCGCAATTTGCACCGCTACCGCATGTCCGCCGACAACATCCTGGCCGCAGCCTCGGACGCCGTGTCCCAAGGGGCCGGGACCGTGGTCCTCCAATCCGGGGACGACATGGGATACTCGACCGAGACACTCGGGGAACTGATCGGGAAAATCAAGGCGCGGCACGACGTGGCCGTGACCCTCTCCCTGGGGGATCGAGGACTGGACGAATACGCCTTTTGGCGCGACTGCGGAGCCGACCGGTGTCTCATCAAGCTGGAGACCACGGACCAGCGCCTGTATAAGCACCTGCGCCGGGGAGAGGATTTCTCGGCCAGGCTGCATCGGGTCGAACGACTGCGCCGCATGGGCTACGAAATCGGCTCCGGGGTCATTGTCGGCCTGCCCGACACCGACCTTTCGGACGGTCTGCGCGACATCCTGTTTCTCACGGATCTCGAACTCGACATGATCGCTGTCGGGCCTTTCGTGCCCAACCCGGACACCCCCCTGACAAACACGGCACCCGGTTCCGTCACCCTGTCCCACAGGACAAGCGCCCTGCTGCGCCTCCTCAACCCGAAAGCCAACATCCCGGCCACGTCCGCCCTGGACGCCCTGCGTCCGGGCAGCCGCGCCCTGGCCCTGACCCGGGGATGCAACGTGCTCATGCCGTCCATGACCCCGGCACGGCATCGCGGCGACTACACCATCTACCCCGGCAAGAACGCCGGGGACATGGACGACGGGGCCTCCCTGGACGCGGCCCACCAGACCATCAGGGCAACGGGCTTCATCCCTTCCGCAGCCAAAGGTTTTTCACCCAGGAGGAGCCATGTCGGGTAA
- a CDS encoding aspartate ammonia-lyase, producing MKRMTGTVKATGFRLEHDGLGELAVPVDAYYGIHTLRAVRNFPFSGYRLHPAFIRAFAQVKLACAKTNMLLGYLPEEYGWAICDACTEIASGKLHDQIVVDPFQGGAGTSTNMNLNEVIASRAAELLGARRGDTSRVHPILHVNMHQSTNDVYPTALRVAVLFLLTDLETSVASLQEAFQGKEAEFRDVVKAGRTELTDAVPMTMGMSFGAFADAVARDRWRLFKCRERLKKVNLGGTAIGTGLGAPRDYVLSVAGSLAAITGLPLSRAENLVDATQNMDTFVEVSGMLKACAATLMKIASDLRLLSSGPKTGLGELTLPPLQTGSSIMAGKINPVMPEAVTQAALRIMANDQTISLAAAMGQLELNHLLPLLAHSLLESLTLLVNSCRGLAKCTDGIQADREQCRAHVERSGALATVLVPLLGYDRVERLMADAQASGRTVRDEAVLCGVASVEALDRLLSPKRLCKLGYTPEEFEEVRIP from the coding sequence ATGAAGCGCATGACAGGGACAGTGAAGGCCACCGGGTTCAGGTTGGAACACGACGGATTGGGCGAGCTTGCCGTGCCCGTGGATGCCTACTATGGCATCCACACCCTGCGGGCCGTGCGCAACTTCCCCTTTTCCGGCTACCGGCTGCACCCGGCCTTCATCCGGGCCTTTGCCCAGGTAAAGCTGGCCTGCGCAAAAACAAACATGCTCCTCGGGTACCTGCCCGAGGAGTATGGATGGGCCATCTGCGATGCCTGCACCGAAATCGCCTCGGGAAAACTGCACGACCAGATCGTGGTCGACCCGTTTCAGGGCGGGGCCGGAACCTCGACCAACATGAATCTCAACGAGGTCATTGCCAGCCGCGCGGCGGAACTGCTCGGCGCTCGGCGCGGCGACACATCCCGGGTCCATCCCATCCTGCATGTCAACATGCACCAGTCCACCAACGACGTGTACCCGACGGCCCTCAGGGTGGCCGTCCTGTTCCTGCTCACCGACCTGGAAACCTCGGTCGCGTCGCTCCAGGAAGCCTTCCAGGGCAAGGAAGCGGAATTTCGCGACGTGGTCAAGGCCGGACGGACCGAACTGACCGACGCCGTGCCCATGACCATGGGCATGAGTTTCGGGGCCTTTGCCGACGCCGTGGCCAGGGACCGCTGGAGGCTCTTCAAATGCCGGGAACGGCTCAAGAAGGTCAACCTCGGCGGCACGGCCATCGGCACCGGTCTGGGCGCTCCGCGAGACTACGTCCTGAGCGTGGCCGGGAGCCTGGCGGCCATTACCGGACTCCCCCTGTCCCGAGCGGAAAATCTCGTGGACGCCACCCAGAACATGGACACCTTTGTTGAGGTCTCGGGCATGCTCAAGGCGTGCGCGGCAACCCTGATGAAAATCGCATCCGATCTGCGCCTGCTCTCCAGCGGCCCGAAGACCGGCCTAGGGGAACTGACCCTGCCGCCGCTCCAGACCGGTTCGTCCATCATGGCGGGCAAGATCAACCCGGTCATGCCCGAGGCCGTGACCCAGGCCGCCCTGCGGATCATGGCCAATGACCAGACCATTTCCCTTGCCGCGGCCATGGGCCAGCTCGAACTCAACCACCTGCTGCCCCTGCTCGCCCATTCGCTGCTCGAATCCCTGACCCTGCTGGTCAATTCCTGCCGCGGACTGGCTAAGTGCACGGACGGAATCCAGGCTGACAGGGAACAATGCCGGGCCCATGTGGAGCGCAGCGGTGCCCTGGCCACGGTCCTTGTTCCGCTCCTCGGCTACGATCGCGTAGAGCGGCTCATGGCAGACGCCCAAGCCTCGGGCCGTACCGTCCGTGACGAAGCGGTATTGTGCGGCGTGGCCTCGGTCGAGGCCCTGGACAGGCTTCTGTCTCCCAAGCGGCTGTGCAAGCTTGGATATACTCCGGAAGAATTCGAAGAAGTGAGGATTCCATGA
- the hydG gene encoding [FeFe] hydrogenase H-cluster radical SAM maturase HydG gives MKKDSTLSDGLKNFIDEETIRTEMRKGENPAPGLIREILAKAREKQGLDPDEAAALLGNTDLDLDQEIFETAIAIKKAIYGNRLVVFAPLYITNECANQCKYCGFKATNTELDRRTLSTEEIHREVSVLEDLGHKRLLLVYGEHPTLGADWIAQTVKDVYAVTSAKSGEIRRVNVNCAPLDVEGFRKLHEVGIGTYQCFQESYHRPTYEKLHIKGRKTDYLWRLHAMHRAQEAGIDDVGMGALFGLYDPTFEVLGLLHHARQLELDWGVGPHTISFPRLEPALNSDIAFNPPYPTTDHQFKKIVSVLRLAVPYTGLILTTRETAEFRKELLEVGVSQMSGGSRTYPGAYSDPEYDRPDVQQFCVGDSRSLDEVIRSIAGDHGYVPSWCTACYRLGRTGEHFMELAKTGFIQKFCLPNGLLTFKEYLEDYASEETKVIGEALIRREIENYPDQDRKTLLTDRMARMEAGERDLYL, from the coding sequence ATGAAAAAGGACAGCACGTTGAGCGATGGCCTGAAAAACTTCATCGACGAAGAAACCATCCGCACAGAAATGCGCAAGGGAGAAAATCCCGCCCCCGGCCTGATCCGCGAGATCCTGGCCAAGGCAAGGGAAAAACAGGGGCTGGACCCGGACGAGGCCGCCGCACTGCTCGGCAACACGGATCTGGATCTGGACCAGGAAATTTTCGAAACGGCCATCGCCATCAAGAAGGCCATCTACGGCAACCGGCTGGTTGTCTTTGCCCCCCTCTACATCACCAACGAATGCGCCAACCAGTGTAAGTACTGCGGATTCAAGGCCACCAACACCGAATTGGACCGGCGCACCCTGTCCACGGAGGAAATCCACCGCGAGGTTTCCGTACTGGAGGATCTCGGGCACAAACGGCTGCTTCTGGTCTACGGAGAGCACCCCACCCTCGGCGCGGACTGGATCGCCCAGACCGTCAAGGATGTCTACGCGGTGACCTCGGCCAAGAGCGGCGAAATCCGCCGGGTCAATGTCAACTGTGCTCCCCTTGATGTCGAGGGATTCCGCAAGCTGCACGAGGTCGGCATCGGCACCTACCAGTGCTTCCAGGAATCCTACCATCGCCCGACCTATGAAAAACTGCACATCAAAGGGCGCAAGACCGATTACCTCTGGCGATTGCACGCCATGCACCGCGCCCAGGAGGCGGGCATCGACGACGTGGGCATGGGCGCACTCTTCGGCCTCTACGACCCCACCTTCGAGGTGCTCGGCCTGCTGCACCACGCACGCCAGCTCGAACTCGACTGGGGCGTGGGACCGCACACCATCTCATTCCCCCGCCTGGAACCCGCATTGAATTCGGATATCGCCTTCAACCCGCCCTATCCGACCACGGACCACCAGTTCAAGAAAATCGTCTCTGTACTGCGCCTGGCCGTGCCGTACACCGGGCTGATCCTGACCACCCGCGAAACCGCGGAATTCCGCAAGGAACTGCTGGAAGTCGGCGTTTCCCAGATGTCCGGCGGTTCAAGGACATACCCCGGCGCATACAGCGATCCCGAATACGACAGGCCCGATGTGCAGCAGTTCTGCGTGGGCGACAGCCGCAGCCTGGACGAGGTCATCCGGTCCATTGCCGGAGACCACGGCTACGTACCCTCCTGGTGTACGGCGTGCTACCGGCTGGGCCGCACCGGAGAGCACTTCATGGAATTGGCCAAAACCGGTTTCATCCAGAAGTTCTGCCTGCCCAACGGGCTGCTGACCTTCAAGGAATACCTCGAAGACTACGCCTCCGAAGAGACCAAGGTCATCGGCGAGGCGCTCATCCGCCGCGAGATCGAAAACTACCCGGACCAGGACCGCAAGACCCTGCTTACAGATCGCATGGCCCGCATGGAAGCCGGCGAGCGGGACCTCTACCTGTAG
- a CDS encoding TM1266 family iron-only hydrogenase system putative regulator, with protein sequence MQKRLGIIGIIIKDRNKMAVTVNTILSDHGDMIVGRMGLPFKERGVNIIDLIIEATTDEVGALTGKLGMLEGVQVKSLLV encoded by the coding sequence ATGCAGAAACGACTCGGCATTATCGGCATCATCATCAAGGACAGGAACAAGATGGCCGTCACGGTCAACACCATCCTGAGCGACCATGGAGACATGATCGTCGGTCGGATGGGCCTGCCCTTCAAGGAACGGGGCGTAAACATCATAGATCTGATCATTGAGGCCACCACCGACGAGGTGGGCGCCCTGACCGGCAAGCTCGGCATGCTTGAAGGTGTTCAGGTCAAATCTCTTCTGGTTTAA
- a CDS encoding iron hydrogenase small subunit: MKMNRRGFIKACGVMTGYAVLGLNLTKEAVAASMDFVGLRQKSVYDADANPKIYKLRKSQDNPMIKKIYDPKDGFLHEGPCGHMSHHLLHTHYNDRSARVAALKANGFKLKF; encoded by the coding sequence ATGAAAATGAACAGACGTGGCTTCATCAAGGCGTGCGGCGTCATGACCGGATACGCCGTGCTCGGCCTGAACCTGACCAAGGAAGCGGTAGCAGCCTCCATGGACTTCGTGGGCCTTCGCCAGAAGTCCGTATACGATGCCGATGCCAATCCCAAGATCTACAAGCTCAGGAAGTCTCAGGACAATCCCATGATCAAAAAGATCTATGACCCCAAGGACGGCTTCCTGCATGAAGGTCCGTGCGGTCACATGTCGCATCATCTGCTGCACACCCATTACAATGACCGCAGCGCCAGAGTGGCCGCCCTCAAGGCCAACGGATTCAAGCTGAAGTTCTAA
- a CDS encoding [FeFe] hydrogenase, group A yields the protein MKQIEGVMYQTNAPKGIDPDSIFFVQVDATKCQACGNCEEACATGAIQSINDDGIRQVVDPAACMNCGQCLINCPYDAIYEGVSYVDEVFEKLKDPNTVVVSMPAPAVRYGLGECFGAATGTYVGGKMHAALRQLGFDYIWDNEFTADVTIMEEGTELIQRVGEQGKKGARPLPQFTSCCPGWVKFAETFYPDLMPNLSSCKSPIGMLGPLAKTYGAHETETPAKNIYTVSIMPCIAKKYEGLRPELADSGFRDIDATINTRELAYMIKAAGINFNSLPSQAPDPILGDSTGAATIFGNSGGVMEAALRLAYEVLSGKKLSDPTIKVVRTHEGINAADVDVPGFGTVKVAVASGLDNAAKLCDEVRAGKSPYHFIEVMTCPGGCVNGGGQPLDPDVRASLFKSTVAQINKRFRARTVSA from the coding sequence ATGAAACAGATTGAAGGCGTGATGTACCAGACCAACGCACCCAAAGGCATTGATCCAGACAGCATTTTCTTTGTCCAGGTCGATGCCACCAAGTGCCAGGCCTGCGGAAATTGCGAAGAAGCATGCGCAACCGGCGCGATCCAGTCCATAAACGACGACGGTATTCGTCAGGTTGTGGACCCGGCCGCCTGCATGAACTGTGGCCAGTGTCTGATCAACTGCCCGTACGACGCCATCTACGAAGGCGTTTCCTACGTGGACGAGGTCTTCGAGAAACTCAAGGACCCGAACACCGTCGTGGTCTCCATGCCCGCTCCTGCCGTTCGCTACGGCCTGGGCGAATGCTTCGGAGCCGCCACCGGCACTTACGTGGGCGGGAAAATGCACGCAGCCCTGCGCCAGCTCGGCTTCGACTACATCTGGGACAACGAATTCACTGCCGACGTGACCATCATGGAAGAAGGCACTGAGCTGATCCAGCGTGTGGGTGAACAAGGCAAGAAGGGCGCTCGTCCGCTGCCCCAGTTCACGTCGTGCTGTCCCGGTTGGGTCAAGTTCGCAGAGACCTTCTACCCGGATCTCATGCCCAATCTGTCCAGCTGCAAGTCTCCCATCGGGATGCTCGGCCCGCTGGCCAAGACCTATGGCGCACACGAGACCGAAACCCCGGCCAAAAACATCTACACCGTCTCGATCATGCCCTGCATCGCAAAGAAGTACGAAGGACTGCGCCCCGAACTGGCCGACAGCGGCTTCCGCGACATCGACGCAACCATCAACACCCGCGAACTGGCCTACATGATCAAGGCTGCGGGCATCAACTTCAACAGCCTGCCCTCGCAAGCACCCGACCCGATTCTGGGCGATTCCACCGGAGCGGCCACCATCTTCGGCAACAGCGGCGGCGTCATGGAAGCGGCTCTGAGGCTTGCCTACGAAGTGCTTTCCGGCAAAAAGCTGTCGGACCCGACCATCAAGGTCGTGCGCACCCACGAGGGCATCAATGCTGCCGACGTCGACGTGCCCGGGTTCGGCACGGTCAAGGTGGCTGTGGCCAGCGGACTCGATAATGCTGCAAAACTGTGCGACGAAGTTCGGGCGGGAAAATCCCCATACCACTTCATCGAAGTCATGACCTGCCCCGGCGGCTGTGTGAACGGCGGCGGACAGCCTCTTGATCCCGATGTCCGAGCCTCCCTGTTCAAAAGCACCGTGGCCCAGATCAACAAACGCTTCCGGGCACGCACTGTCAGCGCATAA